Part of the Leptospira saintgironsiae genome, ACGATAAGTCATCTCCGCATTTAACATCCCGATTCTGGATGCAATTGCTTCTATCCTACTATTTCTACCGGAGCGGTAACCACTGGCCTGACTTTGAGAAGTTTCCTGAGCAGATACAAATGCTTTTTGATATATCGCTAATATCTTTTGAGAATTCTTAAAACTTTCAAAAGCATTACGGATCTCTTGAGTTGCAGTTCTTCTAGTTTGAGAAGCAGTTAACTTTGCCTGCTTCTTTGCAGAGTCAGCCGCTTTTAGATCAGCCATTTGTGAGAATGGTGTTAAAGGCATTGTAATCTGCAACTGAGCAGTGACATCCTTGGAATGTGTTTGGCCGGGATAAGGAAAAGAATAATAATTATTTAATGCAATAGTAGGAGCAAAACCCACCCACGCCTTGTCTTTTTGTGCTTCCGCCACCTTAACACTTTGAAAAGCAGAAAGAACATCATATCTTTTTGCTAAATATTCTTCCGGTTCCATTCCCGTAGGGATCGGTTCCAATTCGGCTTTAAATCCTGCAACAGAGATCGGTTTTTCATAACCAACCATTGTGGCCAATGTAATACGCACTTGTTCCAGCTGGAATTTTGCATCAGCAAGAACTGCTTCTGCATTGGAAAGACTTGTTTCTGAATTCAGAAGATCGGATCTCATGATCCTTCCTACCGCATACATTCTTTTTCTTTCCTGCAAAGAATCTTGGTTCAACTCGTATGCTTCTTGGGAAATTTTAACACTTTCTTCCAATTGTAAAAAGTTGAAGTAGGCCTGTGCAATTTCTAAATACATTCTGCCTGCTTCATGTTTTGCTTCTAATCTTCTTTGCTCTGCTAAATTTTTAGAAGCTCTATAATCTTGGTAAGAAGCAAGTCCTGCAGAAATAGGAATACTGAGTAATAGACGAGAACCTGCTCCCACAGTAGGAGGAAGATTACTTCCCGAACTGGAAGAAGGTAATAAACTAAGTGGATCTCCACTTTGGATTGCCTTATACGTTTTATAATTATCTACTATAGAAGGCTGTTGTGTATGGCCAGGAACAGAGTAAAATTTGTTAAACACATAAGAAAGTGTAGGCATAAATCCAGCGAATGCTTTGTCTTTCTGAGCCAAAGCCTGCTCTGTTGCCTCATGCTTTAACGCAATTCTTTCCGTTCTTTCTACCGCGAGAATATAAAGATCGTCCAGACCGAAAGTATCTTTCGAAACTGTTTTCTCCACGTCCTGGGTAGTGATCCCTGTGATATTTTTTAAACTTTCTTCCACTACTCCGTCTGCGACTTTTACTTCCGGACTGGAAGCACATTCCCAAACGAGTAAACAAGTAAGAATCGAGAATATTATTTTTTTATAATTATTAAGAGTATCTACGAACTTCATCTTTCTCATTTTCCATAAGATAATAAGCGGCTGGAACGACCACTAAAGTGATTAATGTAGAAACGATCAAACCACCTAAGATAGTGATCGCCATTGGGATCCTAGTTTCTGCCCCCGGGCCCAAGGCCAAAGCTGGAGGGATAGCAGCCGCAATCGAAGAGAATGTTGTCATAAGCACCGGCCTCAAACGGACAGGGCACCCAATACGGATCGCATCTGCAATATTCTTTCCTTCACTTCTGACATGATTCACGAATTCCACAAGAAGAATTGAGTTCTTCTTCACAAGTCCTAAGAGCAGGATCAATCCTATAAAACTATACATATTAAAGGACTGCCCAGCTATCCAAAGAGCGATTAACGCACCCGAAAAACTGAAAGGCATAGAAAGAAGAATATAGAAAGGCTGCTTTAAACTATTGAACTGACTCGCTAAGATCATAAAAGACATTATAATCCCTAAGATCAAAGCTCCAGATAAACTAGACTGAGATTCGGAAGCAGTTTTTGCGGAGCCGGTCACCTCTACATGATAACCTTCCGGAAGCATTTCTCTTGCGATCCGAATTGCTTCGTTCGTCGCCCAAGTTTGTCCTTTTTCTTTAGGGGGATTTCCGAAAATTTTAATCGATCTATCTCGATTCACCCTGGTGATATTTTTAAGAGTGTTGGTTGCTTGAAGAACCAAAACTTCTTTCAAACGAACAATTTCTCCGTAAGTGTTTCTAACACCGATATTCGGAATAATATCCGTGCTTTCTCCTTGGTCTTTGTCTATCTTGACTCTAACATCGAAACTTCTACCATTCTCAGTAAAACGACTTACGTTACGTCCTCCCATCAAAGGTCCGATCGTATTTCCGATATTCGCCATACTCACACCGCGAACCGCAGCTGCTTCTCTGTTGGGTAGAATTTTGACTTCAGGCTGTCCTGAAACATAATCAGTATCTATATCCAAAATCGTTTTAGAAGAATCTAATTTTTCTCGAATAGAATCTGAAAGTTTTGCGAGCGTTGCCCAATCAGGTCCTGTCAGAACCAATTCAACAGGATAACCCCTTCCAGCACTAAAACCTCTTTGAGAAAGATCTTGTACGGAAAATTTCGCTTCAGGTACAAGTTCTTTCAGATCCTTTCTGAATTCTGTGAATACTTCAGACTGAGTGATCTCTCTTCCGGTTTTTTTACTCTTAGGACGGTTTCCCATATCCTTCATGGTAACAAAGAACATGCCAGTATTGGATTCCGTTCCTCCCATTCCGCCTATATTGCTCATATATTTTTCAACAATTGGGCGAGTACTAAGATAACCTTCTACCTTCTTCATTGCTTCATCAGTACGAATGATAGAAGAGCCAATAGGCATTTTTGCTCGAACAATAAATCTTCCCATATCCTGGGGAGGAATGAACTCCTTCTTCAGTAAGAATAAAAAGATGATGGAAAATGCAAAAAACAGAATAGAAGAAACGATCACAGTTGCAGGTTTACGAATTACAAATTCTAAAACTTTTCCATACACTCTTTCAGTAAATTGAAGAAAGTTCTCTATAACTGGATCCATTCTTTTGAAAAAAGAAAAACGATCTGCAGTATTCTTTAATTTAGAAAAGAGAGTATCTGCCGGTAAAGTAAACGGAGACTTTGATTTTTGTTTTTTCTGTGCTTCTTTACTTTCTTTATAACGAGAAGCTCTCATTGGAGTAAAACTTAATGCTTCAAAAAGAGAAAGAGCAACTGCTACAGAAACTGTAACTCCGAATTCCAAAAAGTAACGTCCGATAATCCCTTTCATGAACGCAACAGGAAGGAAAATCGCAATGATCGCGAGTGTGGCAGCTAACGCAGCAAATCTAATTTCGGATGCTCCATCCAATGAAGCCTGGAACCAGGTTTTTCCAGATTCTCTATGCCTACTGATATTCTCCAACACCATGATTGCATCATCCACGACTATACCTGTCGCCAAAGAAAGTCCGAGCAATGTGAATGTGTTTAATGTAAACCCAGCAAAATACAGGATCAAAAAAGTTCCCATCACTGAAGTAGGAATCGCAAGAAGAACGTTCCAAGTACTACTCCAATTTCCTAAGAACAATCTACATACAATTCCTGTTAGCACTGCAGAAAGTATGAGAGTAAAAACTAATTCATGAACTGAGTCCCTGATAAAAGTAGTATTATCATTGGAGACATTCAGTTCGAATCCAGGAGGAAGAGTAGGTCTTAGTTCTTCTAATTTCTCCTTCACCTTGTCGCCAACTTCTACAGCGTTTGCTCCTTTGATCTTTTTGATCCCGAGACCAACAGCAGAAACTCCATTAAATCTGGAAATTCTTCTGATTTCGTCTAGACCATCTTCGATCTTGGCAACTTCTCTCAAACGAACTGGACGGAACATCGCAGCACCGCTTCTGGAATTGATATATATATTAGAAAATTGTTCTACAGTTGGAACGTCTCCTACAGCTCTTAAGGAAACTTCGGAGAGTTTATTTTGCACTCTTCCAGATGGAACTTCTATATTCTGTTCTGTTAATGTATTTATGATATCGTTTACAGTAAGTTCCGCTCTTAAAAGTCGGATCGGGTCCAAAAACACATTGATAGTGCGGTCTACATAACCTCCGAGTATGATTTCTCCCACTCCTGGAATTTCTTGGAACTTGTCCTTGAGCCTGGTTTTAACGAAAACCATCTTTTCCTGGTCAGTTCTGTTGGGAGCGGTTAATGCAACCCAGATAATCGGTTGATCATCCGGATTAGATTTCATTATGATTGCTGGATCTAAATCGTCTGGAAGTTTATTACTTACCTGTGCAATCTTAGTTTGGATCTCTTGGACTGCGACATCTACGTCACGTTTGAGTTCCAACTCAACGGTGATCGTGGCAGAACCGTCCGTGGAAACAGAACGAACTTCTACCACACCTTGGACTGTCATCAAAACTTCTTCGATTGGATCGACTACGTCTGTCTCCATAACCTGAGCGTTTGCTCCGGTCAAGTTGAGAGTAACGTTCACGATCGGGAAGTCCACATCTGGCATCTGAGAAAGACCCATACGGGAGAAGCCGATACTTCCCAGCAGGATGATTGCAGCCATCATCATCCATGCGAAAATTGGATTGCGAATAGAAACCTCGGAAAGCTTCAAAGGAACCTCTTTCTATATATATTTGTAGGGAGGAATTTTTTGTTTAGTAATAGGACCTGTCTTTTTCGCACAAGTGCCAGATTTTTTCTTGTCCGAAGTATCAGAAAAGTGTACTAAATCAGACTCATGTCGTTTCAATTATTGGATCCCGAAAAAGGAATATTTCTCTCGGAAGCAGGCTCAACGAATACCATCCTAAAAGGAAAGGAATTCCCTCCAGGATCCTGGATCCTAGCGGATTTTCAATCTTCCGGACGAGGCAGAAAAGGAAAAACCTGGAGTATATTGGGAAAAGAGCCTTTTATTTTTTCAGGCAAATTCTCCTCTGATTCTAACCTATCTTCTCCCGGACTATTCTCTTTGTATGTTGGAGTTGCGGTAGCAAAGGCGATTTTGTCCGTATACCCTTCTACCAGTAAAAAAGATCTTAGGATCAAATGGCCGAATGATATCTATTTAAATGGAAAAAAAGTCTGCGGTATATTGATAGAGACAGAGAAGGAAGGAGAAGTTTGGGATTGGATCCTAGGCATCGGCGCCAATCTGTACGGCACTGAAATTCCAGATTATCTGAGTGACGCAGGGTTTATCACTGATGATCAAAATGAAAAAGGAAGAAGGGCCCGATTTTTAGAAACATTACTTCCTCTTCTGAACGATGCAGTACTCGCAATCTCAGATGGAGAAAAAAGAATAGAATTCATAAATGAAAAACTTCTCTGGAAAGGAGAAACCATAGCCTGGACAGAAAGCGGAGAACAAAAAACCGCAACTTTGTTAGGAGTAAATGAAGAAGGAAAATTATTAGCCCGGACCTCGGTCGGAAACATGGTCGAATTCATTGACAGCCCCGAGGATTTCAGGTCCTTGGGATAGAATGATCTTAGTAATCGACGTTGGAAATACCAACACTGTCTTCGGCATTTATAAGAACGGTTCCAAAGAGCCAATTTTCCATAGAAGAACAGTTACTCGAAGAGATAGGACCTCCGATGAAATGGGACTTTATCTTAAAGGTTTTCTCCGAGAATTTGAAATAGATAGCAGCCAAATTGTTGGTGGAATTTATTCTTCTGTGGTTCCTACGCTGAATCCAATCATTGAAAGAATGATACAGGATTGGTTCCAGATAG contains:
- a CDS encoding efflux RND transporter permease subunit, which encodes MMMAAIILLGSIGFSRMGLSQMPDVDFPIVNVTLNLTGANAQVMETDVVDPIEEVLMTVQGVVEVRSVSTDGSATITVELELKRDVDVAVQEIQTKIAQVSNKLPDDLDPAIIMKSNPDDQPIIWVALTAPNRTDQEKMVFVKTRLKDKFQEIPGVGEIILGGYVDRTINVFLDPIRLLRAELTVNDIINTLTEQNIEVPSGRVQNKLSEVSLRAVGDVPTVEQFSNIYINSRSGAAMFRPVRLREVAKIEDGLDEIRRISRFNGVSAVGLGIKKIKGANAVEVGDKVKEKLEELRPTLPPGFELNVSNDNTTFIRDSVHELVFTLILSAVLTGIVCRLFLGNWSSTWNVLLAIPTSVMGTFLILYFAGFTLNTFTLLGLSLATGIVVDDAIMVLENISRHRESGKTWFQASLDGASEIRFAALAATLAIIAIFLPVAFMKGIIGRYFLEFGVTVSVAVALSLFEALSFTPMRASRYKESKEAQKKQKSKSPFTLPADTLFSKLKNTADRFSFFKRMDPVIENFLQFTERVYGKVLEFVIRKPATVIVSSILFFAFSIIFLFLLKKEFIPPQDMGRFIVRAKMPIGSSIIRTDEAMKKVEGYLSTRPIVEKYMSNIGGMGGTESNTGMFFVTMKDMGNRPKSKKTGREITQSEVFTEFRKDLKELVPEAKFSVQDLSQRGFSAGRGYPVELVLTGPDWATLAKLSDSIREKLDSSKTILDIDTDYVSGQPEVKILPNREAAAVRGVSMANIGNTIGPLMGGRNVSRFTENGRSFDVRVKIDKDQGESTDIIPNIGVRNTYGEIVRLKEVLVLQATNTLKNITRVNRDRSIKIFGNPPKEKGQTWATNEAIRIAREMLPEGYHVEVTGSAKTASESQSSLSGALILGIIMSFMILASQFNSLKQPFYILLSMPFSFSGALIALWIAGQSFNMYSFIGLILLLGLVKKNSILLVEFVNHVRSEGKNIADAIRIGCPVRLRPVLMTTFSSIAAAIPPALALGPGAETRIPMAITILGGLIVSTLITLVVVPAAYYLMENEKDEVRRYS
- a CDS encoding TolC family protein, translated to MKFVDTLNNYKKIIFSILTCLLVWECASSPEVKVADGVVEESLKNITGITTQDVEKTVSKDTFGLDDLYILAVERTERIALKHEATEQALAQKDKAFAGFMPTLSYVFNKFYSVPGHTQQPSIVDNYKTYKAIQSGDPLSLLPSSSSGSNLPPTVGAGSRLLLSIPISAGLASYQDYRASKNLAEQRRLEAKHEAGRMYLEIAQAYFNFLQLEESVKISQEAYELNQDSLQERKRMYAVGRIMRSDLLNSETSLSNAEAVLADAKFQLEQVRITLATMVGYEKPISVAGFKAELEPIPTGMEPEEYLAKRYDVLSAFQSVKVAEAQKDKAWVGFAPTIALNNYYSFPYPGQTHSKDVTAQLQITMPLTPFSQMADLKAADSAKKQAKLTASQTRRTATQEIRNAFESFKNSQKILAIYQKAFVSAQETSQSQASGYRSGRNSRIEAIASRIGMLNAEMTYRKMLHQHSLNRIALGVAIGEIPHLPGEKKEE
- a CDS encoding biotin--[acetyl-CoA-carboxylase] ligase, encoding MSFQLLDPEKGIFLSEAGSTNTILKGKEFPPGSWILADFQSSGRGRKGKTWSILGKEPFIFSGKFSSDSNLSSPGLFSLYVGVAVAKAILSVYPSTSKKDLRIKWPNDIYLNGKKVCGILIETEKEGEVWDWILGIGANLYGTEIPDYLSDAGFITDDQNEKGRRARFLETLLPLLNDAVLAISDGEKRIEFINEKLLWKGETIAWTESGEQKTATLLGVNEEGKLLARTSVGNMVEFIDSPEDFRSLG